One Halonatronomonas betaini DNA segment encodes these proteins:
- a CDS encoding zinc-binding dehydrogenase — MNKGNKFGIHRVIKPVGALPQPAEKIDNTMEIYDNEILIDVDTLNIDSASFTQIKEEADGDIENIKGKMLEIVNNRGKHHNPVTGSGGMLIGRVAEIGPKLKDRDLQVGDKIATLVSLSLTPLNIERIKEVRSAVDQVDIEGQAILFESGIYAKLPEDMSETLALAVLDVAGAAAQTARLVNSGDNVLIIGAGGKSGMLCLHEAKKRAGVTGNVIALDYGYEAISRIKKLGLADEIIQADATDPTAVYKSVQEATDGNLADIVINCVNIPNTEMASILPCRDRGKIYFFSMATSFTGAALGAEGVGKDVEMIIGNGYTRGHSEISLAIMQENQKLRDIFENLYTV, encoded by the coding sequence ATGAATAAGGGCAATAAATTTGGAATCCACAGAGTTATCAAACCGGTTGGAGCATTACCCCAGCCAGCAGAGAAAATTGATAATACAATGGAGATTTATGATAACGAAATATTAATTGATGTCGATACTTTAAATATAGATTCTGCAAGTTTTACTCAGATCAAGGAGGAAGCAGACGGGGATATCGAGAATATTAAAGGTAAGATGCTGGAGATAGTTAATAATCGCGGCAAACACCATAATCCTGTCACCGGTTCTGGCGGAATGCTAATAGGTAGAGTGGCTGAGATCGGGCCAAAACTTAAAGATAGAGATCTTCAAGTTGGCGATAAGATTGCAACACTGGTCTCTCTTTCATTAACTCCATTAAATATTGAAAGAATAAAAGAAGTCCGTTCAGCAGTTGATCAGGTAGATATTGAAGGCCAGGCAATTCTTTTTGAAAGTGGAATCTATGCAAAACTTCCAGAAGATATGTCAGAAACCCTTGCCCTGGCAGTACTTGATGTTGCCGGTGCAGCCGCCCAGACAGCCAGGCTTGTAAATTCTGGAGATAATGTCTTAATAATCGGAGCCGGCGGCAAATCAGGTATGCTCTGTCTCCATGAGGCCAAAAAGCGGGCTGGAGTCACTGGGAATGTAATCGCTTTAGATTATGGCTATGAAGCTATCTCAAGGATTAAAAAACTCGGTCTTGCAGATGAAATTATTCAGGCAGATGCAACAGACCCAACGGCAGTCTATAAAAGCGTCCAGGAAGCCACTGATGGCAATTTAGCTGATATTGTAATTAACTGTGTTAATATTCCAAATACAGAGATGGCTTCAATTCTTCCATGTAGAGATAGAGGCAAAATCTATTTCTTTAGCATGGCAACCAGCTTTACCGGGGCTGCTTTAGGGGCTGAAGGTGTTGGCAAAGACGTTGAGATGATTATAGGCAATGGTTATACCAGAGGTCATTCAGAAATTTCACTGGCAATTATGCAGGAGAATCAAAAACTTAGAGATATTTTTGAGAATCTATACACGGTCTAA
- a CDS encoding 3-hydroxybutyryl-CoA dehydrogenase encodes MEKIGVIGAGTMGSGIAQIAATAGYHVILRDINQEVLEKGLATIEKNLDRSIKKDRLNESEKEDILARIDTVIEYGSLSEVDLVIEAAPEDLSLKQELFKKLDSICKPEAILATNTSALSITELATVTERPDKVIGIHFFNPVPVMGLVEIIRALPTSDQTFDLASELVEDLGKSPVEVEEAPGFVVNRILVPMINEAVFMLSEGVASAEDIDTAMKKGANHPIGPLALADMIGLDVCLAIMDTLEEEFKDSKYRAAPLLRKKVRGGELGRKTGKGFYKY; translated from the coding sequence ATGGAAAAGATAGGTGTAATCGGTGCAGGTACAATGGGTAGCGGGATTGCACAGATAGCTGCAACTGCAGGCTATCATGTTATTCTCCGTGATATCAATCAGGAAGTTTTAGAAAAGGGACTTGCTACAATCGAAAAAAACCTTGATCGTTCTATTAAAAAGGATAGATTGAATGAATCTGAGAAAGAAGATATTCTAGCTAGAATAGATACAGTAATTGAATATGGAAGTCTCTCAGAAGTTGACCTTGTCATTGAAGCGGCTCCAGAGGATTTAAGTCTAAAACAGGAGCTCTTTAAAAAGCTTGATAGTATCTGTAAGCCTGAAGCCATTCTGGCCACTAATACATCTGCTTTAAGTATTACAGAGCTGGCAACAGTAACTGAGCGGCCAGATAAAGTAATTGGTATTCATTTCTTTAATCCAGTACCTGTTATGGGTTTAGTCGAAATTATTAGAGCTCTTCCAACCTCAGATCAGACCTTTGATTTAGCAAGCGAGCTGGTAGAAGATTTAGGAAAATCACCAGTAGAAGTTGAAGAGGCCCCAGGCTTTGTCGTTAATAGGATCTTAGTTCCAATGATTAATGAGGCAGTCTTTATGCTCTCCGAGGGGGTAGCATCAGCTGAAGATATTGATACAGCAATGAAAAAAGGAGCCAATCATCCAATTGGACCTCTGGCTCTGGCTGATATGATTGGCCTTGATGTCTGTCTGGCAATTATGGATACCCTTGAAGAAGAATTTAAAGACTCTAAATATAGAGCAGCACCTCTCTTAAGGAAAAAAGTTAGAGGCGGAGAATTAGGCAGGAAAACAGGTAAAGGTTTCTATAAATATTAA
- a CDS encoding 3-oxoacid CoA-transferase subunit A, which produces MAKLVNKDKIKSLFADEQSLMVGGFIESGVPAELIKILLDSGARDLTLIANDTGFDDKTFGQLVVEKRLKKAIVSHIGTNRETGKQMNAGELEVELTPQGTLIEQIRAGGAGLGGILTQTGIGTTVAEDQRIIEVDGEDYILARPLQADIALVKAWKADKKGNLIYRYAARNFNPIVATAADIVIVEADEILEVGEIDSNQVMTPGLFVDYILEK; this is translated from the coding sequence ATGGCCAAACTTGTAAATAAGGATAAGATTAAATCTCTATTTGCTGATGAACAGAGTTTGATGGTAGGAGGATTTATTGAATCAGGAGTTCCAGCAGAATTAATTAAAATTTTACTGGATAGTGGAGCCAGGGATCTAACTTTAATTGCCAATGATACCGGTTTTGATGATAAAACTTTCGGGCAATTAGTAGTTGAAAAGAGATTAAAAAAGGCGATAGTATCTCATATTGGCACTAACCGGGAGACTGGGAAGCAGATGAATGCCGGAGAACTGGAAGTCGAACTTACTCCCCAGGGAACATTAATTGAGCAGATCAGAGCCGGTGGAGCCGGGCTGGGTGGAATCTTAACTCAGACTGGAATCGGAACAACAGTCGCAGAGGATCAAAGAATAATTGAAGTTGATGGCGAAGATTATATCCTGGCCAGGCCCTTACAGGCTGATATAGCCCTGGTTAAAGCCTGGAAGGCAGATAAAAAAGGCAACCTGATTTATCGCTATGCAGCCAGAAACTTTAATCCAATAGTTGCAACAGCCGCTGATATTGTAATTGTTGAAGCTGACGAAATCCTGGAAGTTGGCGAGATAGATTCCAATCAAGTCATGACCCCTGGACTTTTTGTCGATTATATTCTAGAAAAATAA
- a CDS encoding acetyl-CoA C-acetyltransferase, with protein MEKVVIASATRTAIGSFGKSLKKVPAVDLGATVIKSALERAGIDKELVDEVLIGNILQAGQGQNPARQAALKAGLPETVPATTINKVCGSGLKTVNLAAQSIMLGEHDIVVAGGIENMSRSGYYLPNARWGEKMGHGEMIDLMIHDGLWDAFNDYHMGITAENLAEKYDITREEQDEFAAKSQNKAEKAWEEGRFEDEITPVEIPQRKGDPEIFDKDEYYRKGVTAEGLGKLRPAFKSDGTVTAGNASGINDGAAVLVLMSEKRAQELGIKPIATFVAHASAAVDPAIMGIGPVPATQLALDRAGLDISDIELVEANEAFAAQSLAVLKELNFDPEIVNVNGGAIALGHPIGASGTRILVTLIHEMIKRDNRYGLATLCIGGGQGITTIVERN; from the coding sequence ATGGAGAAAGTTGTAATAGCAAGTGCCACCAGAACAGCAATTGGTAGCTTTGGTAAAAGTTTAAAGAAAGTCCCTGCTGTTGATTTAGGTGCAACTGTCATAAAAAGTGCTCTAGAAAGAGCAGGTATAGATAAAGAATTAGTCGATGAAGTCTTAATAGGTAATATCCTGCAGGCCGGCCAGGGTCAGAACCCAGCCCGTCAGGCAGCATTAAAAGCCGGTCTACCAGAAACAGTTCCAGCGACAACTATTAATAAAGTCTGTGGCTCAGGTTTAAAGACAGTCAATCTGGCTGCCCAGAGTATCATGCTTGGTGAGCATGATATTGTTGTAGCTGGCGGAATCGAAAATATGAGCAGATCTGGATATTATCTGCCAAATGCCCGCTGGGGCGAAAAGATGGGCCATGGAGAGATGATAGATTTAATGATCCATGATGGCCTCTGGGATGCCTTCAATGATTACCATATGGGGATCACAGCTGAAAATCTTGCAGAAAAATATGATATTACCAGGGAAGAGCAGGATGAATTTGCAGCAAAGAGTCAGAATAAAGCTGAAAAAGCCTGGGAAGAGGGCCGTTTTGAAGATGAAATAACTCCGGTTGAGATTCCACAGCGGAAAGGTGACCCTGAAATCTTCGATAAAGATGAATATTACCGTAAAGGTGTCACAGCTGAAGGCTTAGGTAAATTAAGGCCTGCTTTCAAAAGTGACGGAACTGTAACAGCCGGTAATGCTTCAGGTATTAACGATGGTGCAGCAGTCCTTGTTCTAATGAGTGAGAAAAGGGCCCAGGAACTAGGTATCAAGCCAATCGCAACCTTTGTTGCCCATGCTTCTGCAGCAGTAGATCCGGCCATAATGGGTATCGGTCCAGTTCCAGCAACCCAGCTGGCTTTAGACAGAGCCGGGCTCGATATTTCAGATATTGAACTGGTTGAGGCCAATGAAGCCTTTGCAGCCCAGTCCCTGGCAGTCTTAAAGGAATTAAACTTTGATCCAGAGATAGTTAATGTCAATGGTGGAGCAATCGCCCTTGGCCATCCAATTGGAGCCAGCGGCACAAGAATTTTAGTCACCCTTATCCATGAAATGATTAAAAGAGATAATCGTTACGGACTGGCAACTCTTTGCATTGGCGGCGGTCAGGGAATTACAACAATAGTTGAAAGGAATTAG